GCGGAATCAAAAGCACATCATCAAAGGTGTATCCCTTTATTGCGTTAACAAGCTTTTGTTCAAATTTTCCCATTCTTTATCTCCTCCTCACCCTTTTTATGGTGAGAAGCCATGGGTCTTTTAAAGTTTATTGTGCCAAAATTTGTGCTCAAAACCATGTGGATGATCAGGTTTTTGTTAAAAATTGGGGCTAAGGAGTGAAGCGAGGTTTTCCCGGCTCCCGTTGTGGATCCTGATTTTCCAATTTTTCTCATTTCAGTGGCCTTGTTTTCAAATCAAACTTCCCACAACGTTCTGGATGTCTTTAGTAACTAAAGGTTATTATTGGACAAAGAGTTATGATATTTTGAGGTTTTTGTAACGAAATTTTTTCGGGTTTTTGAGCGAAGGCTTCTCAGGAATTCTTTAATGTCCTCTCCTCGCGGAAATTCGACCATTTTTAGTTTAAAGTGTTTTTATTAGTCTATTTTTGATTTTAGCCTTTGTTCTGTCTCTGGAAGTCCCATGAACAAGACTGGACATGGGAGAAAAAGAGTAAGTTCAGACGAGCGAGTGTTTTAGAGTCTTTCTTAATGGCTCGAATTCGAGCTTTTTGAGGGGAGTTTTATCAACCCTTTGACGAAAAGCTTATAAGATTCAAGCCATCTAATTACTTTGCAAGGAATTTCAAGGAAAATTCACCCCTGTTCCAATAAGACTTCAAAAGAATTGAAAGTCAACGTACACACTCACGCCGTTCAAAGTATTCCCGAGGTTCCAATAAGACTTCAAAAGAATTGAAAGGCGGTGGCGGAGGGAGAGCTGTTCAAGTATATCCGCAGAGTTCCAATAAGACTTCAAAAGAATTGAAAGGCAATGGTGATGGTGAAATTGAAGGAGGGAGATTGCCAGTTCCAATAAGACTTCAAAAGAATTGAAAGATCAAGTAGTTCACGACGTTACCCCTTCTCCTCTTTCCAAAGTTCCAATAAGACTTCAAAAGAATTGAAAGTGGTGTCAAGGTCGATCATAAGAATGTTGCCCTTTTCCATGTTCCAATAAGACTTCAAAAGAATTGAAAGTACTCCTTAAACGCCTCGAGAACCTTTCTCACGGGGCAGTTCCAATAAGACTTCAAAAGAATTATAAAGAGCCTTAGTTTGGGTAGCAAAGCTAAGTTAGGATATCGCCAAGTCTATCTTCTTCGATCGCCTGCCTTATCTCTCTGGCAATTCTCCTTCCAGTGCTCATTGGCTCGTTGTATCTGAGCCATGTGTATGGGGAGCCGTTTATGAAGGGATTCGTTCCGGCAACGATTCTCGCTGAGATTTCAAAGACCACGAATTCCATGTCCTCCGTGATAACTCCCTCAAGGCAGAAAGGCCCCCAAAGTCCCCCCATAAGCTTTTCTGACGCTTTTACCACCCTCTCTCCAGCCTCGATTATATCCATGAGCAGGCTTTCTCTGAGCACTATTGGAATGTTCCCCACAACTGTGTAGCTCGTCTCCACCCCGATTTCAAGCTGCTGCTCTGCGCTTATCCTTCCTATCGCATCTGCGTTGCTTTCGTATCTCTTATCTATACTCATGAGCTCAAGCTCTTTGTTGAGCTTCGAGTAGAAGAAGTGCGGGTAAACGGGAACGCCTATGACGTATTCCTGTATCTGAACATGCTTTAAGTCTTCTTTGTCCTTAATTCCAAGCTTTGAAGCTTTTTTCCAGAACTCTTCCGGTGTTTGGGCTAAAAAATACCCTCTGCCGCCTTTCGCTCCGTAGGGCTTTACTATAACCGGTCTATCTATATCGTCGGGATCTTCAATGACCCCGGGAACCCTAATTTTTGCTTCCAAGAGCCATTTTCTCTCAAGCCCTCTGTCGCTTTCCCACTGGAGAACTTTTTTGTTTCCATAATAGAGAGCCCTCATGCTTTTAACTCTCTCGATGCCAAGATGAGCAACAAAAGAACCTGTTGGGATTATTATTGCGTTCCTCTCTACGAGTTCTTCCTCAGGATACTCTCCAATCAGGAACTCGTCTGCTACGGGGAAATATTTTGTGTACAACGGCTTTACCCTCGCCTTTCCAAAAGCTATTGTTTTGAACCCCTCTTGCTTTGCTCCGTGAAGTATTTGAAGTGCAGAGTGAGAGGCGTATGTTCCGATCCTAAACTCCATTTTATCACCAAGAAAATGTAAAAAGTTTGGGATTTTTAAGGTTTATTTTTGCATAAAAATGTTAAAAATTAGAGGGCTTTTCGGAGGAAGTATTCGTGGAGTCTTGTATCGTCGGTTAGCTCCGGATGGAATTCAAGCCCGATAATGTTCTCCTGCTCAACGCCAACTATTCTGTCTCCAAGCCACGCTATGGGCTTAACCCTACTGCTCAAAAGCTTTACAATCCTTGGGGCTCGGATGAAAACTCCCACAAAAGGTTCTCCGCTGAAAGCCAGCTTTAGTGGTGCTTCAAAGCTGTCAACCTGTCTGCCGTAGGCGTTTCTATTGACCTCGACATCAAGGAGCTCCAAGAACCTCTGCTCGGGGGTTGCCCCGATGACCTCTTTGGATAGCATTATCAAGCCAGCGCAGGTGCCCATTATTGGAGTTCCGCCCTCTCCGAGCTTTTTAACTCCTTCGAAGAGCCCGTTTTTAATCATGAGCCTTGAGATAGTTGTGCTCTCTCCACCGGGGATGATTATGGCATCTACCCCTTCCAATTGCTCCGGCTTTTTGAGCCAGAAGACTTTTCCACTAATCCCCATTTGCCCCATGGCCCTTTTTGTTGCCTCTATGTGTTCACTTACAGCTCCCTGAACTCCCACCACTCCCACTTTGAGCATCCTCTCTCCTCCGAGGAACGTCAGACTCCCCTTTCTTCCAAGCGAACATCGAGCTGGGAAATCTCAAGACCCTTCATTGGCTCACCTATCTCTCTGCTTATTTCCGCAATAACGTCTGGCTCATCGTAATGGTTAACGGCCTCAACTATTGCCCTCGCCATCTTTTCCGGATTTGAGCTCTTGAATATGCCACTCCCGACAAATACCCCATCCATTCCCATCTGCATCATCAAAGCGGCATCTGCCGGTGTAGCAACGCCTCCAGCGGCAAAGTTAACCACTGGAAGTCTTCCCAGCTTCTTGATTTCAAGAAGGATTTTGTAAAGTCCATCAACTATCTCCCGATAGGTGTACTCCTCATAAACGGGCTCGTTCTCCAGAATTCTTGGCTCAAGACCGCTTATCTCCCTTATCTCCAAGGCAAGCCTTAAATATGGCTCTGCAAACTTCTTTGCAACTGCGTAAATTCCTTCGTCTGTCATTCTCTGGAGCAGTCTTATGTTTTCGTTTACAAGCCTAACATGCCTTACCGCTTCAACGATGTTCCCTGTTCCCGCCTCACCCTTTGTTCTTATCATTGCAGCTCCTTCCCAGATTCTTCTAACGGCTTCTCCAAGGTTTCTTGCACCACAAACGAATGGCACTTTGAACTTCCTCTTATCCACGTGGAAGTAGGGATCTGCTGGAGTCAAAACTTCACTCTCGTCAATCATATCAACACCCAAGGCTTCAAGGGCGAGAGCCTCAGCATAATGGCCTATTCTTATTTTCGCCATAACCGGAATTGTGACCGCATCCATGATTTCCTGAATCTTCTCAACCGGTGCCATCCTCGCTACTCCACCGGCCTTTCTAATATCCGCTGGAACTTTGTGAAGAGCCATAACTGCAACCGCTCCGGCCTCTTCTGCTATTTTTGCCTCCTCTGCATTTGTAACATCCATTATAACGCCGCCTTTTACCATCTTAGCGAACCCTCTTTTCAGCCTTTCAGTTCCCTTTTGCTCAATAATCTCAAATTTCCCCATCTTCCTCACCTTAAGTTAATTTTTTCAGTTATATTCAAGTTAAAACTTGATATAAGCTTTGCGGCCAAGCTTTGTGAAGGGAGGCAAAAAGGGAATGGGGGGACCTTGAAAGAGAAAGGATGAAAGTCACTCCTTAAGCTTCTTAAGGATCTCCATGGCGGCTTTTCTTCCACTTAAGAACATTCCGCCGAATATTGGCCCCATTCTCGGGGCTCCACTTACTGCGTTAGCTGCCATTCCGGTGACGTATAGCCCGGGGTATATTTCTCTTGTGTTTTCTACAGTCAGCTTCTCTCCCATTTCGGCCCACATTGCACCTTCGCCCGGTATTTTCTCTATCAGTCCTCTTTTTAAGAGGTGTTGTGTTATCTGTGCCCCATGCCCGGTGGAGTCGATAACATATTTTGCCTCTATTGTTAGCGGGTCAACGTGGAGATTCGTCATTTTCACTGGCGTCCAGTTGATAACCACCCCGCAGACGCGCCCTTCCTTTATTACGAGGTCTTCCACCTCTACCATGTTGAATATCTTGACACCTTCTTTAACGGTCTTGCTTGCTAAAGTTGCGGCCGCTTCTACTGCGTCTGCAATATAAAGGCCTTTTCTGAATAGTTTGTAACTTATTCCAAGCTCATCCAGGATTTCTCTTGCCTCTTCCTGTACCACTATCTTATTGAATCCCATTCCCCCGCCCCAAATTCCCCCGCCAATTGAGAGCTTCTTTTCAAAAATCGCCACCTTTGCTCCTCCTTTGGCGAGGTAGTAGCCAGCCACCATTCCAGAAGGTCCGGCCCCTACTATGGCAACATCGAGGGTTAGGCTGTCCAGGAGCTCCTTTGTGTAAGTTTCCACTATTGCCCGGGTTATCTCAACGTCTCTTATCATTTCCCCTCACCCGTAAATTTTTAAAACTCCGGTAAAAACTTAGTTTTGGTATTTAAAAACTTTGTTATAACCGGGTTGTGGTGATTAACATGACCCAGATGGAGGAGGCAAGAAAAGGCGTAATTACTGAGGAGATGAAGTTTGTGGGTGAAAGGGAAGGTGTTGATCCAGAAAAGCTTAGAAGAAGTGTTGCAAAAGGCTATACTGTCATCTTCCGCAATGTGCGTCATGATTGGGTGAAGCCCGTTGCTGTGGGCATGGGAGTGAGGGTGAAAGTAAACGCCAACATAGGGACTTCTAGGGATATAGTGGACGTTGAGGAGGAAATAGAAAAGGCAAAAATAGCAGTGAAGTATGGCGCTGACACAATAATGGACCTCTCCACTGGGGGGGACCTCGATGCCATAAGAAAGAGGATTATGAGGGCCGTTGATGTTCCTGTTGGAACGGTTCCGATTTACCAAGCGGCTGAAGAGATGCTCGCAAAAGGGAAGGCAATTGTGGAGATGAGCGAGGATGATATGTGGAATGCCGTGGAGAAGCACTTTAGGGACGGGGTCGACTATGTCACTGTACATGTGGGCGTGACCAGAGAACTCGTTGAAAAAATGAAGCGCACCAATAGGGTAGTCGGAATGGTCTCTCGCGGTGGAACGTTTTTGGCGGCGTGGATACTCCACTGGGGAGAGGAAAACCCGTTCTACAAGAATTACGACTACCTTCTGGAACTTGCCAAAGAATACGATGTTGTTCTCAGCTTGGGAGATGGCCTAAGACCCGGTGGTTTACCGGATGCCGGGGATGAGCTTCAAATAACCGAGCTCTATACCATAGGAAAGCTTGTGAAGAGGGCAAGGGATTTTGGAGTTCAAACCATGGTTGAGGGGCCGGGTCATGTGCCGATAGACCAGATTCCAATGCACGTAAAGATTGCAAAAATCGCCACCGACAACGCTCCCTTCTACGTTCTTGGTCCAATCGTCACGGACATCTTTCCGGGCTATGACCACATTGCCGCTGCAATAGGAGGTGCTATAGCTGCTTTAAATGGAGCTGACTTCCTCTGCTATGTAACCCCCGCGGAGCACTTGGGGTTACCGGATAAGGAGCACGTTCGCCTTGGAGTGATAGCCACAAAGCTGGCAGCCCATGCCGTAAACTTAACCCGCTTTAGCGAAGATTACATGAAAGATTACCTCATGAGCCTTGCAAGGAGTTCTCTGGACTGGAGTAGGCAGTTTGAACTAGCTATGGACAAGGAGCGCTTTTTGGAAATCAGGAAAAAACGGCCGACCTCGAGCGGGACTTGCAGCATGTGTGGTGACCTCTGTGCGATAAAGCTCATAAACGGCATGCTCAAAAGGTGAGATGCATGCGTTTGATTTACAGGGGAAAGACCAAGGACGTCTATGAAGACGGTGACTTCCTAATTTTTTACTTCAAGGATAGTCTCTTGGGTTCCAATGGAGAAGAAGACACGGGTGGGAACGAGGTAGTGGGAGAAAGAGAAGGCAAGGGAAGCGCTGTTTTAAAACAAGCGGAATTTTTCTTCAAGCTGCTGGAAAAGAACGGCATAAAGACTCACTTCGTCGAGCGGATCGACGAAAGGAGAGCAAAGTTCCTGAAGACAGAAAGAATCCCCATTGAAGTTATCTATCGCTTCAAAGCCTATGGCAGTTTCCTGAGGCGCTACGGAGAGGTTGTCGAACCCCTTCAGAAGCTTGACATTGTTGAGTTCACACTGAAAAGCGATGCCCTTGGCGACCCTTTGATCTGCGATGAAGCGGTAGAAAAGCTTGGTATAGCCTCGGGGAAGGAGATCGAGGAAATGAAGAAAACGACAAGAAAAGTCGCCCAAATTTTGGGGGAATTCTTCAGAAACAGGGGGCTTGAAATAGTCGACTTCAAGCTTGAGTTTGGAAGGAGGAACGGGGGGCTCTTGGTAATCGATGAAATAAGCGGCGATACGATGAGGGTAATGAAAGACGGACAGGTTTTGAAGCAGGAAGAACTTCTGGGGGTGATTGGATGATCGTCTCGACGATAGCCTCTCATTCCTCGCTTCAAATACTCCAGGGTGCAAGGAAAGAAGGCTTTAAAACTCGCTTATATGTCTCCCCAAAGAGGAAGAACTTCTATTCCTCGCTCCCGATAATTGATGAGCTCATCCTAACTCCGGATATGAAGGCGATACTTGAGGACGATGGGATAATAGTCCCACACGGGTCTTTTGTTGCTTATCTCGGCATTGAGGCAATTGAAAAAAGCAAAGGGAAGTTCTTCGGGAACAAGAGGTTCCTAAAGTGGGAGACAAAGTTCGACTTGGTGAATAAAGCCCTAAAGAAAGCAAAAATACCGCAGGTAGAAGCAGTTGATTTGAGCGAGGTTAGGGAAGATGAGCTCTACTTCGTCAGGGTTGAGGGCCCTAAGGGGGGAAGTGATCATTTTATTGCCTATGGAAGAGAGCTTGAAGAAAGGCTTAGCGGGGTTAAAGAACCATACAGAATTGAACGTTTTGTTGATGGTGTCTTTGTTTATGTCCACTTCTTCTACTCCCCTATTTTGGAGAGACTTGAGCTCCTTGGCGTTGATGAGCGGTTGGTGATAGCGGATGCAAACAAGAGAAGACCCTTCAAACCTCTGCCCTACACAATATTGGGCAACAAGGGCATAGCCTTGAGGGAATCCCTTCTCCCGGAGCTCTACGAGTATGGTCTGGCGTTTGTTGAATCCATGAAAGAGCTTGAGCCTCCGGGGGTTATAGGGCCCTTTGCCCTGCACTTTGCTTACGATGGCGAGTTTAGGTGCGTGGGCTTTGCCTCGCGCATAGACGGTGGAAGCAATGCCAAACACTGGTACTCATCGCTTTACTGGGGTGAAGAAGTCATGA
The Thermococcus sp. 2319x1 DNA segment above includes these coding regions:
- the pdxT gene encoding pyridoxal 5'-phosphate synthase glutaminase subunit PdxT; amino-acid sequence: MLKVGVVGVQGAVSEHIEATKRAMGQMGISGKVFWLKKPEQLEGVDAIIIPGGESTTISRLMIKNGLFEGVKKLGEGGTPIMGTCAGLIMLSKEVIGATPEQRFLELLDVEVNRNAYGRQVDSFEAPLKLAFSGEPFVGVFIRAPRIVKLLSSRVKPIAWLGDRIVGVEQENIIGLEFHPELTDDTRLHEYFLRKAL
- a CDS encoding formate--phosphoribosylaminoimidazolecarboxamide ligase, which translates into the protein MEFRIGTYASHSALQILHGAKQEGFKTIAFGKARVKPLYTKYFPVADEFLIGEYPEEELVERNAIIIPTGSFVAHLGIERVKSMRALYYGNKKVLQWESDRGLERKWLLEAKIRVPGVIEDPDDIDRPVIVKPYGAKGGRGYFLAQTPEEFWKKASKLGIKDKEDLKHVQIQEYVIGVPVYPHFFYSKLNKELELMSIDKRYESNADAIGRISAEQQLEIGVETSYTVVGNIPIVLRESLLMDIIEAGERVVKASEKLMGGLWGPFCLEGVITEDMEFVVFEISARIVAGTNPFINGSPYTWLRYNEPMSTGRRIAREIRQAIEEDRLGDILT
- the thiC gene encoding phosphomethylpyrimidine synthase ThiC, whose amino-acid sequence is MTQMEEARKGVITEEMKFVGEREGVDPEKLRRSVAKGYTVIFRNVRHDWVKPVAVGMGVRVKVNANIGTSRDIVDVEEEIEKAKIAVKYGADTIMDLSTGGDLDAIRKRIMRAVDVPVGTVPIYQAAEEMLAKGKAIVEMSEDDMWNAVEKHFRDGVDYVTVHVGVTRELVEKMKRTNRVVGMVSRGGTFLAAWILHWGEENPFYKNYDYLLELAKEYDVVLSLGDGLRPGGLPDAGDELQITELYTIGKLVKRARDFGVQTMVEGPGHVPIDQIPMHVKIAKIATDNAPFYVLGPIVTDIFPGYDHIAAAIGGAIAALNGADFLCYVTPAEHLGLPDKEHVRLGVIATKLAAHAVNLTRFSEDYMKDYLMSLARSSLDWSRQFELAMDKERFLEIRKKRPTSSGTCSMCGDLCAIKLINGMLKR
- the pdxS gene encoding pyridoxal 5'-phosphate synthase lyase subunit PdxS, which gives rise to MGKFEIIEQKGTERLKRGFAKMVKGGVIMDVTNAEEAKIAEEAGAVAVMALHKVPADIRKAGGVARMAPVEKIQEIMDAVTIPVMAKIRIGHYAEALALEALGVDMIDESEVLTPADPYFHVDKRKFKVPFVCGARNLGEAVRRIWEGAAMIRTKGEAGTGNIVEAVRHVRLVNENIRLLQRMTDEGIYAVAKKFAEPYLRLALEIREISGLEPRILENEPVYEEYTYREIVDGLYKILLEIKKLGRLPVVNFAAGGVATPADAALMMQMGMDGVFVGSGIFKSSNPEKMARAIVEAVNHYDEPDVIAEISREIGEPMKGLEISQLDVRLEERGV
- a CDS encoding formate--phosphoribosylaminoimidazolecarboxamide ligase, yielding MIVSTIASHSSLQILQGARKEGFKTRLYVSPKRKNFYSSLPIIDELILTPDMKAILEDDGIIVPHGSFVAYLGIEAIEKSKGKFFGNKRFLKWETKFDLVNKALKKAKIPQVEAVDLSEVREDELYFVRVEGPKGGSDHFIAYGRELEERLSGVKEPYRIERFVDGVFVYVHFFYSPILERLELLGVDERLVIADANKRRPFKPLPYTILGNKGIALRESLLPELYEYGLAFVESMKELEPPGVIGPFALHFAYDGEFRCVGFASRIDGGSNAKHWYSSLYWGEEVMMGQRIAKELRLALDEDRLEEVIT
- a CDS encoding phosphoribosylaminoimidazolesuccinocarboxamide synthase, whose amino-acid sequence is MRLIYRGKTKDVYEDGDFLIFYFKDSLLGSNGEEDTGGNEVVGEREGKGSAVLKQAEFFFKLLEKNGIKTHFVERIDERRAKFLKTERIPIEVIYRFKAYGSFLRRYGEVVEPLQKLDIVEFTLKSDALGDPLICDEAVEKLGIASGKEIEEMKKTTRKVAQILGEFFRNRGLEIVDFKLEFGRRNGGLLVIDEISGDTMRVMKDGQVLKQEELLGVIG
- a CDS encoding sulfide-dependent adenosine diphosphate thiazole synthase, producing MIRDVEITRAIVETYTKELLDSLTLDVAIVGAGPSGMVAGYYLAKGGAKVAIFEKKLSIGGGIWGGGMGFNKIVVQEEAREILDELGISYKLFRKGLYIADAVEAAATLASKTVKEGVKIFNMVEVEDLVIKEGRVCGVVINWTPVKMTNLHVDPLTIEAKYVIDSTGHGAQITQHLLKRGLIEKIPGEGAMWAEMGEKLTVENTREIYPGLYVTGMAANAVSGAPRMGPIFGGMFLSGRKAAMEILKKLKE